In a single window of the Micromonospora inositola genome:
- a CDS encoding MurR/RpiR family transcriptional regulator, which produces MVDHEVDTPALHLHAVVDADAVDRRAAVAVSPDGVLARVRAGAGELTGALRRVAEHVLSDPEAAARATIVELAERSGTSPATITRFCRAMGFEGYADLRLGIASETGRARSAGWTVDIGREIQPSDPLSRVLDQIMAADTRAMHDTAALLDLAEVERAAVAIAGASRVNIFGASGSALVGEEMQFSLHRIGVAAWAWSDVHEGLASAALLGAGDVALGISHTGQTRETIEMLAEAGSRGATTVALTGFPRSPLAELADIVLLTASQATTFRPDALSARHPQLVVLDLLYIAVAQRTHDRAHAAFRRTAQAVDGHKAAKGAAS; this is translated from the coding sequence ATGGTTGATCACGAGGTGGACACCCCCGCGCTGCACCTGCACGCGGTGGTCGACGCCGACGCGGTCGACCGGCGGGCTGCGGTGGCCGTCTCCCCGGACGGGGTGCTGGCCAGGGTCCGGGCCGGGGCGGGGGAGCTGACGGGGGCGTTGCGCCGGGTCGCTGAGCACGTGCTCAGCGACCCGGAAGCGGCGGCCCGGGCCACCATCGTGGAGCTGGCCGAGCGCAGCGGCACCTCACCGGCGACCATCACCCGCTTCTGCCGGGCGATGGGCTTCGAGGGCTACGCGGACCTGCGACTCGGCATCGCGTCGGAGACCGGCCGGGCCCGCTCGGCGGGCTGGACCGTCGACATCGGCCGGGAGATCCAGCCCAGCGACCCGCTGTCCCGGGTGCTCGACCAGATCATGGCCGCCGACACCCGGGCCATGCACGACACGGCCGCGCTGCTCGACCTGGCCGAGGTGGAACGGGCCGCCGTGGCCATCGCCGGGGCGAGCCGGGTGAACATCTTCGGCGCCAGCGGCAGCGCCCTGGTCGGCGAGGAGATGCAGTTCAGCCTGCACCGCATCGGGGTGGCCGCCTGGGCCTGGAGCGACGTGCACGAGGGGCTGGCCAGCGCGGCGCTGCTGGGCGCCGGCGACGTCGCGCTCGGCATCTCGCACACCGGGCAGACCCGGGAGACCATCGAGATGCTCGCCGAGGCGGGCAGCCGGGGCGCCACCACGGTCGCGCTGACCGGCTTCCCCCGCTCGCCCCTGGCCGAGCTCGCCGACATCGTGCTGCTCACGGCCAGCCAGGCCACCACCTTCCGGCCGGACGCGCTCTCCGCCCGGCATCCCCAGCTCGTCGTCCTCGACCTGCTCTACATCGCGGTGGCGCAGCGGACCCACGACCGCGCCCACGCGGCCTTTCGGCGCACCGCCCAGGCCGTCGACGGGCACAAAGCCGCGAAGGGGGCCGCCTCATGA
- a CDS encoding sugar isomerase domain-containing protein yields MISAQRYADAVRPVLDRLVDTQSDAVDRAADLIATGLRAGGVLQGFGAGHSEAFAAELVARAGGLVPTNRLSLHDLVLHGDAPRDVLADPKLERDPAVAHQLYALAAPHPRDVFVVASQSGINGSVVELATLVKERGHPLIAVTSVEHTARVAPRHPSGHRLADLADVVLDNGAPYGDALLPLEGGGAVCAVSSVTAALLAQLLTAEVVRRFHQAGEVPPIYLSANVPGGDEHNLALESRYAGRLRRTA; encoded by the coding sequence ATGATCAGCGCACAGCGCTACGCGGACGCCGTCCGCCCGGTGCTCGACCGCCTGGTCGACACCCAGTCCGACGCGGTCGACCGGGCGGCCGACCTGATCGCCACCGGGCTGCGGGCCGGCGGCGTGCTCCAGGGCTTCGGCGCCGGGCACTCCGAGGCGTTCGCCGCCGAACTGGTCGCCCGGGCCGGTGGGCTGGTCCCCACCAACCGGCTCTCCCTGCACGATCTGGTGCTGCACGGCGACGCGCCCCGCGACGTGCTCGCCGACCCCAAGCTGGAACGCGACCCGGCCGTCGCGCACCAGCTCTACGCGCTCGCGGCCCCGCACCCGCGGGACGTGTTCGTGGTCGCCTCCCAGTCCGGCATCAACGGCTCGGTCGTCGAGCTGGCGACGCTGGTGAAGGAGCGCGGCCATCCGCTGATCGCGGTCACCTCGGTCGAGCACACGGCACGGGTCGCCCCGCGGCACCCGTCCGGGCACCGGCTCGCCGACCTCGCCGACGTCGTGCTGGACAACGGCGCGCCGTACGGCGATGCACTGCTGCCGCTCGAGGGCGGCGGCGCGGTCTGTGCGGTCTCGTCGGTCACCGCGGCGCTGCTGGCGCAGCTGCTGACCGCCGAGGTCGTACGACGGTTCCACCAGGCCGGAGAGGTGCCCCCTATCTACCTCTCCGCCAACGTCCCCGGTGGGGACGAGCACAACCTCGCCCTCGAGTCGCGGTACGCCGGGCGCCTCCGGCGGACCGCCTGA
- the ngcE gene encoding N-acetylglucosamine/diacetylchitobiose ABC transporter substrate-binding protein: MSVTPENLGDLSRRTLLQRAAAAGLLATPAAGLLSACAGSEPSKSDDTGAAKSKDNPFGVKDGSAVKVVIFNGGLGDQWAKEDKVVFNAKHANITVNMSSTQKIKTEEQPKMATQPSDLVMNSGADSMDRSTLINEGAIEPLDDLLTAPAWDGEGTVADTLLPGTVGDGTQNGKFYVVNVAYTVWGNWYNAALFKKEGWQAPTTWDEFFALAPKIKAKGMAPYVHDAVHGYYPRWALMASIWKAVGKQAVIDIDNLKDNAWKADGIVKALEPWEKLVKDKLLLPGKLDHTQSQQAWLDGKAAFIQVGTWLKNEMTATIPPGFELTLSDYWSNPGDKAAKDVYAGSGEGFVVPSKAPNKEAAKEFLRAILSKAGSAKFAELTKSLASTKGSGDNVQDTALASANTLMKNATSDLISVKFPDFYADLDKESQNLSEELMAGRLTAKQFVDKMQAAADKVAKDSSIKKQTRTA, from the coding sequence ATGTCGGTTACCCCCGAGAACCTCGGCGACCTCAGCCGCCGGACCCTGCTCCAGCGGGCCGCCGCGGCCGGCCTGCTGGCGACCCCGGCCGCCGGCCTGCTCAGCGCCTGCGCCGGCAGCGAGCCGAGCAAGTCCGACGACACCGGCGCCGCCAAGAGCAAGGACAACCCGTTCGGCGTCAAGGACGGCAGCGCCGTCAAGGTGGTCATCTTCAACGGCGGCCTCGGCGACCAGTGGGCGAAGGAAGACAAGGTCGTCTTCAACGCCAAGCACGCGAACATCACGGTCAACATGAGCTCCACCCAGAAGATCAAGACCGAAGAGCAGCCGAAGATGGCGACCCAGCCGAGCGACCTGGTGATGAACTCGGGCGCGGACAGCATGGACCGCAGCACGCTGATCAACGAGGGCGCGATCGAGCCGCTCGACGACCTGCTCACCGCCCCGGCGTGGGACGGCGAGGGCACGGTGGCCGACACGCTGCTGCCGGGCACGGTCGGCGACGGCACCCAGAACGGGAAGTTCTACGTCGTGAACGTGGCGTACACGGTGTGGGGCAACTGGTACAACGCGGCCCTGTTCAAGAAGGAGGGTTGGCAGGCGCCGACCACCTGGGACGAGTTCTTCGCCCTGGCCCCGAAGATCAAGGCCAAGGGCATGGCGCCGTACGTCCACGACGCCGTCCACGGCTACTACCCCCGCTGGGCGCTCATGGCGAGCATCTGGAAGGCGGTGGGCAAGCAGGCGGTCATCGACATCGACAACCTCAAGGACAACGCCTGGAAGGCCGACGGCATCGTCAAGGCGCTGGAGCCGTGGGAGAAGCTGGTCAAGGACAAGCTGCTCCTGCCGGGCAAGCTCGACCACACCCAGTCGCAGCAGGCCTGGCTCGACGGCAAGGCGGCGTTCATCCAGGTCGGCACCTGGCTGAAGAACGAGATGACCGCGACCATCCCGCCGGGCTTCGAGCTGACGCTCTCGGACTACTGGTCCAACCCGGGCGACAAGGCGGCCAAGGACGTGTACGCCGGCTCCGGCGAGGGCTTCGTGGTGCCGAGCAAGGCGCCGAACAAGGAGGCGGCCAAGGAGTTCCTGCGGGCGATCCTGTCCAAGGCCGGCTCGGCGAAGTTCGCGGAGCTGACCAAGTCGCTGGCCTCCACCAAGGGCTCCGGCGACAACGTGCAGGACACCGCGTTGGCGTCCGCGAACACGCTGATGAAGAACGCCACCTCGGACCTGATCTCGGTCAAGTTCCCGGACTTCTACGCCGACCTGGACAAGGAGAGCCAGAACCTGTCCGAGGAGCTGATGGCGGGCCGGCTCACGGCGAAGCAGTTTGTCGACAAGATGCAGGCGGCCGCGGACAAGGTCGCCAAGGACTCGTCGATCAAGAAGCAGACCCGCACGGCCTGA
- a CDS encoding carbohydrate ABC transporter permease yields MRHGVARFVTGFLALPVALYLFYVVWPFVQAAGYSLTDWGGYSDSQHFVGLDNYVRLLSDELIRKAFWHNVFFLVTVPLFTIALALFLAFLLNVGGREDRAGIRGVFGSALYKVIFFFPQVLSLVVIAVMWQQIYRTDQQGLINGLLVKIGLVDAENPIAFTADPEPFLGIPAVLWWLLLIAVWSGAGFYMVLFSAAMQSIPKDIYEAAILDGAGRFHTFFRVTLPLLRDTISVAWVYLGFIALDMYALVFVMTPSQGGPNHASEIFASVIQFNAFQKGQFGYACAIAVALAIFTILLAALQLRITRRERIEF; encoded by the coding sequence ATGCGGCATGGTGTTGCGCGTTTCGTCACGGGTTTCCTGGCCCTGCCGGTTGCGCTGTACCTCTTCTACGTGGTGTGGCCCTTCGTGCAGGCGGCGGGTTACTCGCTGACCGACTGGGGTGGGTACTCGGACTCCCAGCACTTCGTCGGTCTTGACAACTACGTCCGGCTGCTGTCGGACGAGTTGATCAGGAAGGCCTTCTGGCACAACGTGTTCTTCCTGGTCACCGTGCCGCTGTTCACCATCGCGCTGGCCCTGTTCCTCGCGTTCCTGCTCAACGTGGGCGGACGCGAGGACAGGGCCGGCATCCGCGGGGTGTTCGGCTCCGCCCTCTACAAGGTCATTTTCTTCTTCCCGCAGGTGCTGTCGCTGGTGGTCATCGCCGTCATGTGGCAGCAGATCTACCGGACCGACCAGCAGGGCCTGATCAACGGCCTGCTCGTCAAGATCGGGCTGGTCGACGCGGAGAACCCGATCGCCTTCACCGCCGACCCGGAGCCGTTCCTCGGCATCCCCGCGGTGCTCTGGTGGCTGCTGCTCATCGCGGTGTGGAGCGGCGCCGGCTTCTACATGGTGCTCTTCTCCGCGGCCATGCAGTCGATCCCGAAGGACATCTACGAGGCGGCGATCCTCGACGGGGCCGGCCGGTTCCACACGTTCTTCCGGGTCACCCTGCCGCTGCTCCGGGACACCATCTCGGTCGCCTGGGTCTACCTGGGCTTCATCGCCCTGGACATGTACGCCCTGGTCTTCGTCATGACGCCGAGCCAGGGCGGCCCGAACCACGCCAGCGAGATCTTCGCCTCGGTGATCCAGTTCAACGCGTTCCAGAAGGGCCAGTTCGGCTACGCCTGCGCGATCGCCGTGGCACTGGCCATCTTCACCATCCTGCTGGCCGCCCTCCAGCTGAGGATTACCCGCCGTGAGCGGATCGAGTTCTGA
- a CDS encoding carbohydrate ABC transporter permease, protein MVVYPLLWVVMSALKTDSEVIREPLSLIPKSLQWDNFARAWTAGIDSFFLNTLLVLAFSVTLTMLLGSMAAYALARYEFRGNRLIYWMFLSGLTLPVYLAAVPLFKGVYNMSVVFPLLGPNKHATLILVYVAWSLSFTVFFMHSFFRTLPHSIAEAAMVDGASHTRAFFSVMLPMAKPGLVSIGIFNVLGQWNQWYLPTLLMQSVAGEPKHQVIAQGLIELSVNQGYKSDWSGLFAGVTMAMLPVLIVYIVFQRQVQSGLTAGVGK, encoded by the coding sequence ATGGTGGTCTATCCGCTGCTCTGGGTGGTGATGTCCGCACTCAAGACCGACTCGGAGGTGATCCGCGAGCCGCTGTCGCTGATCCCGAAGTCGCTGCAGTGGGACAACTTCGCCCGGGCCTGGACGGCCGGGATCGACAGCTTCTTCCTGAACACACTGCTCGTGCTCGCCTTCAGCGTGACCCTGACGATGCTGCTGGGCTCGATGGCGGCGTACGCGCTGGCCCGCTACGAGTTCCGGGGCAACCGGCTGATCTACTGGATGTTCCTGTCGGGGCTGACGCTGCCGGTCTACCTCGCCGCGGTGCCACTGTTCAAGGGCGTCTACAACATGAGCGTGGTGTTTCCGCTGCTCGGCCCGAACAAGCACGCCACGCTGATTCTGGTCTATGTGGCCTGGTCGCTGTCGTTCACCGTCTTCTTCATGCACTCGTTCTTCCGGACGCTGCCGCACTCGATCGCCGAGGCGGCGATGGTCGACGGCGCCTCGCACACCCGGGCGTTCTTCAGCGTCATGCTGCCGATGGCCAAGCCGGGCCTGGTCAGCATCGGCATCTTCAACGTCCTCGGCCAGTGGAACCAGTGGTACCTGCCGACCCTGCTCATGCAGTCCGTGGCGGGCGAGCCGAAGCACCAGGTGATCGCCCAGGGGCTGATCGAGCTCTCGGTCAACCAGGGCTACAAGTCCGACTGGTCCGGCCTCTTCGCCGGGGTCACCATGGCGATGCTCCCGGTGCTGATCGTGTACATCGTCTTCCAGCGCCAGGTCCAGTCCGGCCTGACGGCCGGCGTGGGGAAGTAA